The DNA sequence TGGCGGACGCCCACCCTGCACCGCCACGGACACGTCGGCCCGGCGACGATCCGGCGGCTGACCGATCACCACGCGGCCGGCGGCACCGTGGCCAGTGTCTGTGCCGGCGCCGCCCTGCTCGGCCGGGCCGGTCTGCTCGACGGGCGGCGCTGCACCACCCACCACGACCTCCAGGACGAGCTGGCCCGGTGTCATCCCCGGGCCAGGGTCGTCCGCGACGTGCTGTACGTCGTCGACGACCGGGTGGTGACCTCGGCCGGCATCGCCAGCGGAATCGACCTGGCACTCCACCTCGTCGCCGTCCGGCACGGTCCCGCGGCCGCCGCGCGGGTCGCCCGGTCGATGGTGGTCTACGCCCGCCGCAACGGCGACGAGCAGCAGGCCAGCACGATGCTGCGGCACCGCGGGCATCTCAGCGACCTGGTGCACCGGGCGCAGGACCTGATCGACGCGCGGTTCACGCAACGGCTGCCGCTGGCCGCCCTGGCCGCGAGTTGCGGGGTCAGCGAACGCACCCTGAGCAGGCGGTTCACGGCCGTGACCGGGTTGACCCCGCTGCGCTACCAGCACCTGCTCCGGCTGGAACGGGCCGAGCACCTGATCGGGCACGGCGCGACGGCCGAGGCGGCGGCCCGCGCGGTCGGCTTCGAGGACGGTCGGATGCTCCGCCGCCTCCGGGCCACCCGGCCGGCGTTGCCGTCTCCCCCGGCCCGCGTCGCCGCCCCCTCGGCCCGCGTCGCCGCCCCCTCGGCGTGATCGTCAGTCGTTTTCCGGCACTTCGGCGGCGTGTCGCACAGTTCGACAACTGATGATCAAGCGCGTTCAGCGCCGTCGTCCACAGACCCGCCGGGCCGTTGTCCACAGGCGTAGGAACGCCGCTGTCTTCGGCCACCCGTCCGTGGCACGGTCGACGGCGTGCATCCTGAACTCCGGCTGTTCGTGGACCGGTGCGGGGGTCTGGTCAGCCGCGCCCAAGCCAGCCAGGTCGTCCCGCCCTGGGGCCTGGACGGCGCCTGCCGTACCGGTCAGCTGCGCCGGGTGCTCCCGGGCGTCTACCTGGACCCGGCACTCCTGTCCGGTCCGGTCGACGGCCACGAAACCGGGGCGGCCGTGTTGGCACGCCTCGACCGGAGCCTGGCCCACCGCGCCGCGGTCGCCTATCTCGCCGACCGGGGAGCGCTCAGCCACACGACCGCGCTCGACGTGTGGGGGTTCCGGCAGCAGGCGGTCGGCGAGGCGCTGCACCTCAGTGTTCCGGCGGGAGCCGGCATCCGCAGCCGACCCCAGGTGGTGGTCCACCAACGCCGGAACCTGGTGGTACTGAACCGGCGGGACATGCCGGTCACCCGGATCGAACAGACGCTGGTCGACGCCTGGCCGCTACTGCCGGCGGTCGACCGGGCGGCACCGGTGATCCGGGCGGTCAACGACCGGCGCACCACCCCCCGGCCGGATCATCGACGTGCTGGTCGGGGTGCCGAAGCTCGCCGGCCGCGCCGAGCTTCGACGACTGCTCGACCGGCTGGCCGCCGGCTGCCACAGTGCGCTGGAGATCTGGGGACACGACCACGTGTTCACCGGACCGGGAATGCCACGGTTCCAACGACAGGCACCGATCCGGGTCGGCGGGCGCACCTTCTATCTCGACCTGTATGCCGAGGCGGAGCGGCTCGACATCGAACTCGACGGCGCCGCGAGTCACGGCGATCCCCGGCAGCGTGAGATCGACCTGCGCCGGGACGCGCTGCTGGCCACCGTGGGCATCCTCGTGGTGCGGTTCTCGCACCGCCGGCAGGAGACCGAGGCCGTACGCCGGGAGGTGCTCGCGATCATGGCCAGCCGACGGGCCGCCGCTGGGTGACAAGCCCGGCCCGCCGCCGGTGACAAGCCGGGGCCGCCGGGTGACGGAGCCCGGGCCGGGTCGAGTGACGGAGCCGGCCGCCGCCGGGGCGGACGACGGTGTCCGGTCAGGCGCTGGGCAGCGGGATCCGCCGACGGGCGACCGGAACAGCCGCCCGGGCACCGTCCGGTATGGACCACAGGGCGAGGGCGACGGCGGTACTCGTCGGACGGTCGGCGGCCCGCTTGGCCATACAGGCCCGGCACAGGTCGGCGATCTCGGGCGGCAGCCCGGGTACGGCGAGGACCGGCGCGGGGGCGAGCGCCGGCAGCCGTACGGCGGTGGGTGGCCCGCCGGCCCGCACCCCCGGATACGGGGAACGGCCGGTCACCATCTGGTAGAGCAGGACGCCCAGGGCGTAGACGTCGTCGGCCGGCTGGCCGGCACCCGGTCCACGTGGCGCCGGGGTGTCGACCGTGGTGGCCAGCCCGAAGTCGATGATCTTTATTCCGGCGCGGGTGACCATGACGTTCTCCGGCCGTACATCCCCGTGGACGACGCCGCGGCGGTGCGCGACGGCGAGTACGTCGGCCACGGTCGCCGCGATCCGGACGGCCTCCCGCCAGGGCAGCGGCCCGCTGGCCAGCCGGACGGCGAGCGGAAGGCCGCTGAGCAACTCCAGCACCACGTACGGCAGTAGGGTGCCGTCGGGCAGTGGCGCGTCGCCGTAGTCGTAGACGCGGGGAACGCTCGGGTGGCGCAGCCGATCGGTGATGATCGCCTCGCGCCGGACGTTGCCGCGGGCGCGCGGGTTGTCCGCGATCGCCGGGGCGAGCACCTTGACCGCCCGGTTCTCCGCCGAGTGCGTGTCGACGGCCTGGTAGACCATCGACACCCCGCCACGGGCGATCGGGCCGAGCAGGACATAGCGCCGGACGAGAGCGGTGCCCATCCGCGGCCATGTCACGACCGGACTATTCCGCACCGGGCTGGGCGGGACAAGGGTGCGGGGCCGGAACGGCCGCACCGGGCCGCCGGCGTGGCGGACCCGGTGCGAACGACGGGCGACTCAGCCGGTCGGGAGCTGTGTCTGCGCCGCTCCGGAGAAGTAGGGCTCGGGCGCGCCGAAGAGGCCGAGCAGGCCGGTGACCCAGAGTTGCCGGTGCACGAAGCGGCTCGGTTCGGTCACGACGAGCTTGACGCCGCTGACCTCGGCGGTCTGGAAGCCGGCGACCATGGCGCTGATGCCGACCGAGTCGATGAACTTGACCTGCCGCATGTTGAGCTGGATCCGGGTCGGACGGCTCTTGGCGAGCACCGAGGCGACCGCCTCGCGAACCTCGTACGCCGAGTCGACATCGATCTCCCCGTCCGGCGCGATCTCCACCACACCGCCGGGCAGCGTCGACGTGACGATCGACAGGCTCACGCGATCACCTCCACTCACCCGCAACCGGGTGCCTCGTCAGTACGCAGGCCGCGACCGAGAGTATTCCTACCCCGGTGTGGCCGCTACCCCGGGGGTCCCTGGGTTTCCCCGGATCCATCCGGCTCCGAATCTGCCCATACCAGGACAGTCGGCAACATCTTTCCCCATGATCGGACAACTCAAACCGGCCCTTGCGCACCCCACACTAGCCGGTCGGCCGAGCCATCCGCCCGGACGGCGGGCAGCTCCGTCCGTGGCCCGGGCGCCGATCGGGCGTTCCACCGGCGGTCACCACCCCGACCAGCGAGAATGGAGGCGTTGGGGAGGTGCGGCCGGTGATCGAGATCGAGCGGGTCGACCATCTCGTCCTGACCGTCGCGGACGTCGACCGCACGGTCGACTTCTACCGTCGGGTGCTCGGCATGCGACCGGTGGTCTTCGGCACCGACCGACGGGCGCTGGCCTTCGGCAACCAGAAGATCAATCTGCATCAGGCCGGCCGGAAGATCGCGCCGGCCGCCCACCGCCCCACCCCGGGCTCCGCCGACCTGTGCCTGGTCAGTCGGGGGCCGCTCGCCGACGTTCTGACCCACCTGGCCGCCTGTCGGGTACCCGTCGAAGCGGGCCCGGTCGACCGCACCGGCGCGGTCGGGCCGATGGTCTCGGTCTATCTGCGCGACCCCGACCACAACCTGATCGAGGTCTGTTCCTACTCCGGCACGACCGCACCGCACTGACCCGGGCCACCGGGCGAACGGCGCCCGCCGGGCCGGTCAGACCCGCACGGACACCGCGCCGATAGCCCGCCGGCCCCCGTCGTGTGGGCGCCCGTCAGCGGACTCCGGAACCCTAGAGGGGCCCGCCACGGCACCGTCCCGGCGGTGTCGCCGGGGGTGACCTGCCCCACCAGCCACACCCGGCATTCCGGTGCCCACCTGTCGCCGTACCTCACGCCCGACCTCGCCGCGCGGTACGGCGGCGGGCCTTCTGGGTACGGAACAGCCCAGCGCCCGCCCCGGGGCCGGGTCGATCGGGTACGTCGCTTGCCCGCCCGCACTAGCCTCGGTTCGGACGGGTCCACAGCAAAGATCTGACAGCACCGATCTGACAGCAAGATCCGACAGCAAGGATCTGGAGGACACGATGTTGAAGAAGCTGCTCGGTCTCGCCGGTGTGGGAGCACTGCTGGCCCTGGTCCTGGCCTGCGGTTTCGGTCCCGGCGGGGACGACGACGATGACGACGATGACGACGACTTCGCCGCCCGGCCGGCGGTCGTCTCGATCCGCTGACCCACCCTCCCATCCCGCGCACCCCGCCCGGGCCGGTGAAGAACGCCCACGGAGCGAACCCGCCGTCCGTGGGTTTGCCGCCGTACCCGGGCGGGCACCTCCGAGACATCATTCCGCGCCGAACTGACGCCTCTGTCCGAAGTGGCCACTTCGTTCGGCACCTGAGGAGGTAGCACGATGTTCGGAACCAACCTGCTGGATCGCCGCAGCAAGCCCGAACGGATCGCCGATCAGGCCTGGCAGCACCTCAGCTCGGTCCTCGACAGCGCCGGCGACACGGCGCGCTCGGCCGGCCGCGGCACGGCACACCTCGCCGACGAGGCCGGCGACCGGGTCGCGAGCGTGGCCGACGAGGCGTGGCAGCGGGCCGGCGCGGCGTTCGACGCCCTCGCCGGGCGGCGTACGTCGTCGTCGCTGCCGTGGGCCTGGATCATCGGCGCGGGCGTGGTCGGCGCCGCGCTCGGCTGGGCCGTCGGCACCGCCGCCCGGGCGGCCGTCTCGCGTTCCCGGGACGACCACGACGAGCGGATCGAGTTCGTCGACGCCGACCGGCCGGGCGGCGTATCCGCCCGGTGATCGGTCCCGCTCAGGAAGCGACCGGCCGATCGGGGCCGGCACCGGTGTTCCCGGCACCGTCCGGCCGGTCCGGTGCCACCTGCTCCGCCGCCGGGTGCGCAACGTGCGGACCCGGCGGCATCAGCCCCGGCGGCACTGACCCGGGCGACCCGGTCGGCGGCTGCCCGCCAGGGCCCACCGGCCCGGCCGGGGGCTGGACCGGCCACGGGTGAGGCTGCGCGGCTGGCCACGGGTGCGGCTGCGCAGTCGGCCACGGATAGAGCTGTCCCGGCAACGGCGGCGGATAGACCTGCCCCGGTAGCGGCGGCGGATACCCCGTGCTGGGCGGCGGGTACGTCACCCCTGGCGGCGGATACCCCGTGCTGGGCGGCGGATACGCCATCCCGGGCGGGTACCCGACACCGGGCGCCGGGTATGTCGGGACGGCCGGTGGCGTCGCGCGCGGCCGGACCGGTGCTTCCAGCAGTGCCGGCGAGGCCAGCGTGGTGAGTCCGCGCCGCCCGGCCAGCCACAGCACCACCAGCGCGAACCCGACGCTGACCGCCGCGTCGACCACCGCGAGTTGCCACGGCGCGTCGGCCAGCGTCTCGTCGGCCTCGAGTGTCCCGGCCGCGGCCGAGAAGCCGAAGGCGACCACGTTGTTGACCACGTGCAGCGCGACCGCCGCCTCCAGGCCGCCGGTGCGTATCGTCAGCCAGCCGGTCACCACCCCCATGACCGTGAGGCTCGCGAACCCCCAGGTGGTGCCCCAGCCGTGGGCGGCCGCGAAGAGCAGCGCCTGGAATCCGATCGCCGGCCACGGGTTGCGCATGAACGCGCCGACCGCCTGCAGGAGCCAGCCGCGGAAGACGTACTCCTCGGCCGCCGCCTGGAACGGCACCAGGAGCAGCACCATCGCCAGCCCGGCCAGGAACGTCGGCCAGCCGACCCAGCCACCGAGGGCCAGGTCGACGTCGTCGCCGGTCACCGCGGCCAGGCCCGAGGCGCCGAAGAGCAGGACACCGACCGCCGGTACGGCGACCAGCACGCACACCCCGAGCCAGCGCCACCGCAGTCGTCCGGTGACCGACGACACCGTTCCCGGGCGGCGGCGCTGCACCGCCCAGGCGGCGAAATACACCACCGGCAACGCGACGGCGATGCTGAGCAGCAGCAGCGCGGTGTCCGGCATCGGGCCGAGGTCGGGCAGGCCGTCGGCGTCGCGCGGCCGGTCGGTGAGTGTGCCGATGACCTCGGCGGCGGCGAGCAGCAGACAGTTGAACACCAGGAAGCCGGCGATCAGCAGCAGCGTGCCGAGCACCGGACGCCACCAGCGGTGGCGGGTGGTACGGGCCAGGCGGTGGTACGCGACTCCGGGCGGGGGCATGGTCACCCGGTAAGCATCCCGGTCCGGCCACCGCCCGGCATCCCCGATCACGGGCGGGCGTGGCGTGCACTGCGACGGGAAACACGGCAGGCCCCACACCGCCGGCCCAGGTCGCGCGCATTTTCTATCGTCGTACCCGTCATGAGGGTCTTTCGGAGCTGGCTCACCCCCCTGCTGCTGGTGACGGCGCAGCTGGCGGTCTGGCCGGGTGCGGCCCTGCTCGCCGGCCAGCGGCCGGACCGGGTTTCGGTCGCGGCCGGCGTGGTCGCGACGGCGCTCGTCGCCGTCGCGCTCAACTGGCGGGACCGCGCGCCGGTCCGGGTGCTCGCCACCGTGTCGACGGTGGCGAAGCTCGGCTACCTCGCCACCTCGCCCGAGGCGTTGATCGGCCTGGCCATCGCCGAGATGGTCGCGCTCCACGCGGTCGCCGCGCGCCGGCCGGCACGGATCGCGCTCGCCGCGACCGCCGCCGTCATCCTCATGGAGGCGGTGCTGACCGTCGGGCTGTACGAGACAGGGCGCGGCTATGTGGGCGGGCTGCTCTTCAGCGTCACCCTCTACCTGCTCGCCGCCGGTCTCGGGCGGGGCCGGCGGCGGTGGCACGCGGCGCGTGCCGACGCGGCCGAACTGCTGGCCCAGGCCGAGGCGGAGCAGCGGCGGGCGGCCGGGATGGAACGGGAACGGCTGGCCCGGGAACTGCACGACGTGAGCGCCCACCATCTGACCTCCATCGTGGTCACGGTGACCGCCGCCGAACGGCTGGCCGACCGCCGACCGGAGCTGGCGGCCGAGGCGCTGGAGTTCTCGGCGCGTACGGCGCGGGAGACGCTGACGGCGCTGCACCGGTTGGTGGCGGTCATGCGTACGACCGACCAGGCCGGGCCGGGTGGGCTGGACGAGCGGCTCGGCGAACTGACCGACGGCTTCCGGCGGCTGGGACAGCCGATCACCCTCGACGTCGCCCCGGTCGACGCCGGTTCGGCGGTGGCCGAGGCGGCGTACGGGATCGCCCGGGAGGCGTTGACGAACACGTTGCGGCACGCTCCCGGCGGCGCCGTACGGGTCTGTCTGACGGTGGCCGACGACGCGCTCGTGCTGGTCGTCGACG is a window from the Polymorphospora rubra genome containing:
- a CDS encoding GlxA family transcriptional regulator, which translates into the protein MSRVVFLLLPRLHLLDLAGPAQVFSTAAQLGYDYRLSYVAEQEDVPTAQGLPVRAGTVWPDLDPTDLVVVPGWRTPTLHRHGHVGPATIRRLTDHHAAGGTVASVCAGAALLGRAGLLDGRRCTTHHDLQDELARCHPRARVVRDVLYVVDDRVVTSAGIASGIDLALHLVAVRHGPAAAARVARSMVVYARRNGDEQQASTMLRHRGHLSDLVHRAQDLIDARFTQRLPLAALAASCGVSERTLSRRFTAVTGLTPLRYQHLLRLERAEHLIGHGATAEAAARAVGFEDGRMLRRLRATRPALPSPPARVAAPSARVAAPSA
- a CDS encoding endonuclease domain-containing protein; the encoded protein is MLVGVPKLAGRAELRRLLDRLAAGCHSALEIWGHDHVFTGPGMPRFQRQAPIRVGGRTFYLDLYAEAERLDIELDGAASHGDPRQREIDLRRDALLATVGILVVRFSHRRQETEAVRREVLAIMASRRAAAG
- a CDS encoding serine/threonine-protein kinase, giving the protein MTWPRMGTALVRRYVLLGPIARGGVSMVYQAVDTHSAENRAVKVLAPAIADNPRARGNVRREAIITDRLRHPSVPRVYDYGDAPLPDGTLLPYVVLELLSGLPLAVRLASGPLPWREAVRIAATVADVLAVAHRRGVVHGDVRPENVMVTRAGIKIIDFGLATTVDTPAPRGPGAGQPADDVYALGVLLYQMVTGRSPYPGVRAGGPPTAVRLPALAPAPVLAVPGLPPEIADLCRACMAKRAADRPTSTAVALALWSIPDGARAAVPVARRRIPLPSA
- a CDS encoding STAS domain-containing protein translates to MSLSIVTSTLPGGVVEIAPDGEIDVDSAYEVREAVASVLAKSRPTRIQLNMRQVKFIDSVGISAMVAGFQTAEVSGVKLVVTEPSRFVHRQLWVTGLLGLFGAPEPYFSGAAQTQLPTG
- a CDS encoding VOC family protein, translated to MIEIERVDHLVLTVADVDRTVDFYRRVLGMRPVVFGTDRRALAFGNQKINLHQAGRKIAPAAHRPTPGSADLCLVSRGPLADVLTHLAACRVPVEAGPVDRTGAVGPMVSVYLRDPDHNLIEVCSYSGTTAPH
- a CDS encoding CPBP family intramembrane glutamic endopeptidase, whose protein sequence is MPPPGVAYHRLARTTRHRWWRPVLGTLLLIAGFLVFNCLLLAAAEVIGTLTDRPRDADGLPDLGPMPDTALLLLSIAVALPVVYFAAWAVQRRRPGTVSSVTGRLRWRWLGVCVLVAVPAVGVLLFGASGLAAVTGDDVDLALGGWVGWPTFLAGLAMVLLLVPFQAAAEEYVFRGWLLQAVGAFMRNPWPAIGFQALLFAAAHGWGTTWGFASLTVMGVVTGWLTIRTGGLEAAVALHVVNNVVAFGFSAAAGTLEADETLADAPWQLAVVDAAVSVGFALVVLWLAGRRGLTTLASPALLEAPVRPRATPPAVPTYPAPGVGYPPGMAYPPPSTGYPPPGVTYPPPSTGYPPPLPGQVYPPPLPGQLYPWPTAQPHPWPAAQPHPWPVQPPAGPVGPGGQPPTGSPGSVPPGLMPPGPHVAHPAAEQVAPDRPDGAGNTGAGPDRPVAS